The window TAAGGTGGATGACACGGGCCAGAAGCTGACGACGAATCAAGGTTTAAAGGTGTCAGAGGATGAGTTTTCCCTTAAAGCCGGTGTCCGCGGACCAACGTTGATGGAAGACTTTCATTTCCGTGAAAAAATGACTCACTTTGACCATGAACGGATTCCGGAAAGGGTCGTTCATGCCCGAGGATTTGCTGCTCATGGTGATTTCCAGGTGTACGAGTCATTGAGGGAATATACAATGGCGAAGTTCCTGCAAGATCCTTCAAAAAAAACGCCAGTCTTTGTTCGGTTCTCGACAGTACAGGGATCGAGGGGTTCGGCGGAGACGGTCCGTGATGTCCGCGGGTTTGCGACTAAGTTTTATACAGAGGAAGGGAACTATGACCTTGTGGGCAACAATATGCCGGTTTTCTTCATCCAGGATGCGATTAAGTTTCCTGACTTTGTGCACGCTGTGAAGCCTGAACCGCATAATGAAATGCCACAGGCGGCGACCGCGCACGACACGTTCTGGGACTTTATTGCCAATAATCAAGAATCGGCGCATATGGTGATGTGGGCAATGTCGGACCGCGCTATTCCGCGCAGCTATCGGATGATGGAGGGTTTCGGTGTTCATACATTCCGATTTGTGAATGAGCAGGGCAAGGCACACTTCGTCAAATTCCATTGGAAGCCAGTTGTCGGTGTGCATTCACAGGTGTGGGACGAGGCCCAGAAGGTTGCCGGTAAGGACCCGGATTTCCATCGCCGCGATTTGTATGAAGCGATTGAAAGAGGCGATTATCTCGAGTACGAACTAGGTGTGCAAATGATTCCTGAGGAAGAAGAGTTCCGGTTTGAATTTGATATTCTTGATCCGACCAAGCTATGGCCTGAAGAAGAGGTTCCGGTCAAGCTCATTGGAAAAATGACATTGAACCGGAATGTCGACAATGTGTTTGCCGAGACTGAACAGGTTGCCTTCCATCCTGGACATGTTGTGCCAGGAATAGATTTCACGAATGACCCGCTGCTGCAGGGAAGGTTGTTCTCTTATACTGATACACAGCTATTGCGACTTGGCGGACCGAATTTCCACGAGCTGCCGATCAATCGCCCTGTCTGTCCGTTCCACAACAACCAGCGTGATGGCTTTGGCCGCCAGACAATCAACAGGGGCCAGGTAAGCTACCACAAGAATTCTCTTGCGCAAAATACGCCTGCACCAGCTACTGCTGAGGAAGGCGGTTATGTGCATTATCAGGAGAAAGTCGATGGGCAAAAAATCCGGGCTCGCAGTGACAGTTTCAAGGATCATTTTTCCCAGGCGTCGATGTTCTGGAACAGCATGAGCCCGCCTGAAAAGCAGCACATCATTGATGCTTTGACCTTTGAACTCGGCAAGGTGAAATCACCGGATGTACGCCAGCAGGTTGTTGATATGCTCGCAAATGTCAGCATGGAATTGATCACTCCGGTTGCTAAAAGCATTGGTGCCAGGGTGCCGGAGCCGAGAGAGCCCGCTTCGTTAAAGTCATCGCCGGCACTAAGCATGGCCAATACGGTAAAAACTGCGAAATCCCGCATGGTTGGAGTTCTAATTGAGGAAGGGTTTAACGGAAATGAAATAAAGGGGATTTTTGATGCTATAAAGGCAGAGGGAGCTATACCTGCGATTATTAGCGAAAATCTTGGTTCAATTCGAGGCACCGATAATTTTGAACTTCCTGTTGAATTCTCCTATGTAACAGCCGATTCTGTAATCTTTGACGCAATTTACATTGTTGGTGGTTCGGAAAACAGCCCGAAATTCAAAAAGACAGCCCTGGACTTTGTACAGGAAGCATTTGAGCACTACAAGCCAATTGGCGCCACGCACGCCGGTGCGGAAGTCGTGGAACAAGCCGGTATTCTCGGACAGCCTGGTGTCATTGCGGGGTCAGACCCCTCAGAGTTCGCTGCCCAGTTTGTGCATGCTATTGCCGCACACCGTTTCTGGGATAGGGAAGTTGTGTAAGTGCATTAAACAAACCCGCTAAACAGTAATTCAGTTTAGCGGGTTTACTTTTACTATTATAAATACTACTAAAGAACGTTGGCCGGACGAGAACCGTCTTTAGTTCCACCCTTTTTGGCTAAGTTGGTCCTCTAAGCCGATGATTTCTTCTTTCGTGTCGCCTGCGAGGATGGCGCTGATTCTTGTTTTTGCATCTTGCCCGTCTTCTGGCTTGTAGATGGATAGCGGGAAGAGGTCACGATTTTGGATCAGCTGTTTGCAGTCGTTATAAAACTCCTCCCAATCGGCCTCGATTTCCCATGTCCGGTACAATAGGTATTCTCTATCCGTGGAACTTAGAATACTGTCCTTCAACAGCAGGGCAGGCGTTGAAGCGTTCAGCCTGAAGTTGAGATCGATGCAGACAATCCGCCCGTCTGTCGTGGTCAGGATGTCAAATCCGCCAACGCCGACATAATCGAGCTTTGCGGCGTTTTCCATGATTTTTTCGCCAACGGTCATGACTTCATCAGGTGCCGCCTCACAGTCGCTTATCCAATTTCCGCGGTGATTTCCTTCCTCTGTCGTGATTTGCTCGGCCGCTCCAAGGCAAACAATCTCACCCTCGTGCGTCCTCGCAAATTGAACGCAATAGTTTTTTTCGATTTCCACGAGTTCCTCCACGACAATTTGTTCGCTGTCCTTGAATTCTTCCCAGGCCTTCGCGACATCTTCTTCCGTTTGGCAGAGAGCTACATCGATGCCGCCTCCATTCGGAAGGTCGGTTGCTGTTTTTAAAACAAAAGGCAGTTTCCATTCCTTCTTGACGCGGTCGAGCTCTGTTGGTTTGACTGCCATCCGCCGCGGATAGTGGCCTTCGGGAACAAGCTCCGACAGGCTCGCTTTGTTGTTCAGGTATGAAAGCAGGTCGGGCTTGATCCAATACCCTTTCTCCGGAATTTCCTCGGGAGGGTAAATTTGATTAATTACTTGTTTCGTATCATTTTCAATACAAGAGTTTATCACGCTTTTAATCGACTCTTCGTCGTTGTATACATAAAGGCTGGACGGCTCACTGATTCCGGCAAGCCGCATCAGCTGAAGAGATTCTTCCGTAATGACACGTTCATTGGCCACTACCGGCATCTCACCTGCAATCGACAGCGGAGCACCAGTGCGGAAATCATCAAAGTCAACGTTGTCGGTCGGTATCCAGCCAAAGCCCGAGTACGATGTCCGCGGGTTGAGAATAAATTCAGGTCCATATATATCAGCCAAAGTTAAATTTGGGTTTACTTGCATGCTTCGTCACCTCTCTGATGAGTCCTAGTTTGTTTGTATATGAAATAACCGCTGACAGGAACATTCAAACGTGCTAAATATAGGAAGATAGTAGAGCGTTGGCATGAAATGGGCAGCGGGGAGCGTAGACCGATTTTTCAAAAAAGAATAGAACTAGGGTAAAAGTCTTATAAGAATATTCTGAATATTAGTAATTTAGTTGGTTGTTTTTGGGAGAATAGGTGGGCTAGGATATAGGTGTGACTACCAGACTGCTAATCAGAGATTAGTAGTCTATTATTTTAGGGGGGATTGGATGGTGTTACGGAGGAAAGGGTTAAAGGTTGCGGCTTCATTATTGGCGGTTTCGATGGCATTTGGTTCGGTAGGGTATGCGGCGAATGATGGGGCGGGTAAATCAGCCTACTCTCAGGACCAGAAGGTGATTGCGAGGGTCGATGCTGAGCGGGCGATTGAGCATGTCCGGTATTTATCCGAGGAAATCGGGCCTCGTCCGGGCGGGCTTGAAGCTGAAAAGCAGTCTGCAGATTATATCGCGAGAGTGCTAAAGGGATATGGTTACGATGTGGAGTACCAATACTTCCCGGTTGCCGATCAATACATAGGGGCTGCTAGTTTTGGTGACGGCACATCGTGGCAGATGGGCGCTGCTCCGAATGGGAAGATTAGCGGCGAGGGCGTGACAGCAGAGGTAATTTTTGTAGAAGGTGGAACGAACCTGAGTGACTTCCCGGCTGATACAGCTGGAAAAATTGTTGTCATGGCAAGGGGAGCCTCGACTGCAGATTACCGGGCACAGGTGAATAATGCGGTTGCAAAAGGTGCAGCCGGTGTTATCTTGCAAAGTTTAGTCGGAAGCCGCGGCAACTATGGGCAGACGTTCAATCCTAGCTTAATTGGAAAAGTCAATGTCCCTGTCTTTGGCGCAGCATTTATTCAAGGGGAGTGGATCAAGGAAAAGCTTGCGAATGGCCCTGTTGAAATGACGTTGACAGCCGAGCAATTTAGCAATCTCCAGTCGGTAAACGTCATCGCAACAAAACCTGCGAAATCAAAGGACGATGGGAAGCAGGTTATCCTTGGTGCACACCATGACAGCGTCGTCGGTGCTCCCGGCGGCAACGATAATGCCTCGGGTGTCGGCTTGATGCTTGAGCTTGCGCGTGTGTACAAGGGCTACAATACAGACAAGGAAATGAAATTTATCGCATTCGGCTCGGAAGAACGCGGGCTCCTTGGTGCTAGGCATTATGTGAACCAGCTGTCCCAGGCTGAAAAGGACAATATTGAAGCGGTCTTTGTTCCGGATATGGTTGCGACCAGCTACGGACCAGCGAAAAATCTGTATGCGATGACACCTGACGGCAGCAGGAATGCAGTAACGGACTCTACAACAGCGGCTGGCGCGCGTCTTGGAAATTCTGATATTTTACCAGGAACGTTCGGCTCCAGCGACCATGTTCCGTTCCACCAGGCTGGAATACCTGCGGCGCTGTTCATCTGGATGGGTGTCGACAGCTGGAATCCGCTCGTCTATCACATCGAAAAGGTTTACCATACTCCGCAGGACACAATCGAGGACAACATTTCGGTTGAACGGATGCAATCCGCCCTTGACGTTATCGGCTCCGGGTTGTTTGATGTCGTCAGGAAGGATGTACCAGCGTTGAATAAGTAATAATATAAGGGACGGTTCTTAGCTTCCTCGGAGGCAACGAACCGTCCTTTTTTCATATATTACAATTTATGGTATTGTATTAGTATTATAAACAAACAAGGGGAGAAGCTGTGGAAACGATTGAAGTGATAGAGATAACCGAAGAAAACCTAGACGACCAAGGCTGCTTTTGCTTGCGCAGTAAACCTAATTCACAAGGATACAAAAATAAAAACAGTTGGCTTATGGGAAGATTTGATGAAGGTTTAAAGTACATAAAAATAATGGAGAATGGCAAACAAGCGGGGTTTATTGAATATACTCCGATTGAATATTCTTCACGAGTTGTATTTGGTGAAAATTATTTGGTTATTCATTGCTTATGGGTTAGCGTTACAGGCAAAGGGTATGCCAGTAAATTAATCCAAACATGTCTTCAAGATGCAAAGCAACAAAATAAGGCCGGGGTAATCGTGATTACAAATCCCGATACTTCCTGGACACCAAGTAAGGAGATATTCGTAAAGAATGGCTTTGAAGAGATAGGCCGGGCCCCTTACGGATTTGGGTTGCTTGTCCATAAATTGCACCCTTCACCGGACCCCTTTTTTCCAAATGATTGGGAGGAGCGGCTCGGACGATTTAACGATTTGACAATAATCCGGACACAGCAATGCCCATTTGTCGATATCGCAACTGAAAACATTGTAACAGGAGCAGCCAGGCTGGGTATAAGTACAACCATTATTGACATCAAAACCCGAGAGGAATTGATGGCTTTTTCGCCAACCCCATTTGGAGTCTATGGAGTAGTTTACAAGAACAATTTAATTGCCTATCACAGACTCACTGTACATTCCGTAATAAAACGATTAAAAGCCCTTATCTAGCATTCTTGTTTAACCACAGATGGCGGCTGTGGCACACGAGAACCGCCCTAGTTCCCCTCAACGAAATTAAGAGAAGGCATTATTCGCTGAATGCCTTCTCGCTTTTACTAGATTAATATTGTCCCCGCTACAAACACGCTGAACAGCAGTCCCAGCAATGTAGCAAACATGGCAGCTCCCATCAGGATTGCTCCATGGGTGCGGCTCCGGTCAAAGAATGTCATTGCACCCATATACAATGCTGCCCCTCCGAAGAGAAGCGGCAGGAACACTACTGAAAGAGCGACGAACAGCCACCCTAACAAAATATAAAGAAACCCCTTTTTATCCTGTGCTTCCTTCTCAACTACAAATGCAGCCTGCCCGCAGTGTTG is drawn from Bacillus sp. FJAT-18017 and contains these coding sequences:
- a CDS encoding M28 family peptidase gives rise to the protein MVLRRKGLKVAASLLAVSMAFGSVGYAANDGAGKSAYSQDQKVIARVDAERAIEHVRYLSEEIGPRPGGLEAEKQSADYIARVLKGYGYDVEYQYFPVADQYIGAASFGDGTSWQMGAAPNGKISGEGVTAEVIFVEGGTNLSDFPADTAGKIVVMARGASTADYRAQVNNAVAKGAAGVILQSLVGSRGNYGQTFNPSLIGKVNVPVFGAAFIQGEWIKEKLANGPVEMTLTAEQFSNLQSVNVIATKPAKSKDDGKQVILGAHHDSVVGAPGGNDNASGVGLMLELARVYKGYNTDKEMKFIAFGSEERGLLGARHYVNQLSQAEKDNIEAVFVPDMVATSYGPAKNLYAMTPDGSRNAVTDSTTAAGARLGNSDILPGTFGSSDHVPFHQAGIPAALFIWMGVDSWNPLVYHIEKVYHTPQDTIEDNISVERMQSALDVIGSGLFDVVRKDVPALNK
- a CDS encoding catalase; translated protein: MGDNRNSEMNKKQEQLEQFKVDDTGQKLTTNQGLKVSEDEFSLKAGVRGPTLMEDFHFREKMTHFDHERIPERVVHARGFAAHGDFQVYESLREYTMAKFLQDPSKKTPVFVRFSTVQGSRGSAETVRDVRGFATKFYTEEGNYDLVGNNMPVFFIQDAIKFPDFVHAVKPEPHNEMPQAATAHDTFWDFIANNQESAHMVMWAMSDRAIPRSYRMMEGFGVHTFRFVNEQGKAHFVKFHWKPVVGVHSQVWDEAQKVAGKDPDFHRRDLYEAIERGDYLEYELGVQMIPEEEEFRFEFDILDPTKLWPEEEVPVKLIGKMTLNRNVDNVFAETEQVAFHPGHVVPGIDFTNDPLLQGRLFSYTDTQLLRLGGPNFHELPINRPVCPFHNNQRDGFGRQTINRGQVSYHKNSLAQNTPAPATAEEGGYVHYQEKVDGQKIRARSDSFKDHFSQASMFWNSMSPPEKQHIIDALTFELGKVKSPDVRQQVVDMLANVSMELITPVAKSIGARVPEPREPASLKSSPALSMANTVKTAKSRMVGVLIEEGFNGNEIKGIFDAIKAEGAIPAIISENLGSIRGTDNFELPVEFSYVTADSVIFDAIYIVGGSENSPKFKKTALDFVQEAFEHYKPIGATHAGAEVVEQAGILGQPGVIAGSDPSEFAAQFVHAIAAHRFWDREVV
- a CDS encoding GNAT family N-acetyltransferase; the encoded protein is METIEVIEITEENLDDQGCFCLRSKPNSQGYKNKNSWLMGRFDEGLKYIKIMENGKQAGFIEYTPIEYSSRVVFGENYLVIHCLWVSVTGKGYASKLIQTCLQDAKQQNKAGVIVITNPDTSWTPSKEIFVKNGFEEIGRAPYGFGLLVHKLHPSPDPFFPNDWEERLGRFNDLTIIRTQQCPFVDIATENIVTGAARLGISTTIIDIKTREELMAFSPTPFGVYGVVYKNNLIAYHRLTVHSVIKRLKALI
- a CDS encoding ATP-grasp domain-containing protein codes for the protein MQVNPNLTLADIYGPEFILNPRTSYSGFGWIPTDNVDFDDFRTGAPLSIAGEMPVVANERVITEESLQLMRLAGISEPSSLYVYNDEESIKSVINSCIENDTKQVINQIYPPEEIPEKGYWIKPDLLSYLNNKASLSELVPEGHYPRRMAVKPTELDRVKKEWKLPFVLKTATDLPNGGGIDVALCQTEEDVAKAWEEFKDSEQIVVEELVEIEKNYCVQFARTHEGEIVCLGAAEQITTEEGNHRGNWISDCEAAPDEVMTVGEKIMENAAKLDYVGVGGFDILTTTDGRIVCIDLNFRLNASTPALLLKDSILSSTDREYLLYRTWEIEADWEEFYNDCKQLIQNRDLFPLSIYKPEDGQDAKTRISAILAGDTKEEIIGLEDQLSQKGWN